Part of the Limanda limanda chromosome 23, fLimLim1.1, whole genome shotgun sequence genome is shown below.
CAGTGCAAACCAGCAGCAGACTTGAGTTTTGAAGGTTATGAAGGTAAATGTTCAAGAGGGAAATGGTCTGAAATACAAAATGCAAACTTCTGTGATATGGAATATAACCAAATATAAATCTGGGGAGGAAAGAATATGTGAGTAAATATTTTGCTGTCAGGAAACGGCACCGCACTCCACTGAGCATCCTCGCAATGGTTCCGCTGGTATTTGAGAGATTATTGATAcactttatcgccacctactggccaaacatgcttgtttgagtgttttccaCAGCAACAGTTGACCAAAGGTTTTATTATGGAgatgaaaaacaagaaaaatcgAACGCGTGTTGATTCAGACCAGTTGTCAGtgctgattattatttttaacactGATTGTACATGTCTGTAAACAGGGAAAACAAGCAGTAACCACGCGTGTCAGCTCACATTAACTGCTTCTGGAAAAGGACGGACAAAAACGATGCCGGTCAAGTTCGGGTCAGACTCAGATAGTTACAGAAAACTTTACgtgaaagataaaatgagaaaaactaAAGAATataagcaaaacaaaaagttcTACTTCAGCTCAACTACACTGGACTCTATGTAAACaccaaacacagacactggAGTAGCTTAGTTCCATAACCTGTGGGTGATGCTCCTGAGGTTTGAGTAGTGCTTGTGACTCTGACACACATCATCTACACAgcggaggaaggaggaggagctggtgctTATTATAATACACCTTTTTCATGGCAGCCATTTTGACCTGGAATATTAGGTAAACAGAGGTGTAACTAATCACATTAAGAAAGGTTCTGTTGTATTTAGGTACAAAACCTTATTGGAGGTGATAAGTAACACCCGTGTTTACCTACTGATACGTGTCAAACTGGCTGCTGTGAAAAGGGTCTATCGGAAGAACGTGATAACGGAAGAATGATTTGAACAGTGGAGAGATTATGACGTCCCAACTGCGTCTCCATCATCACTCAATTAGACGTGAGCTCTACTCTAAAGAAACTGGCAATCTGTTATCAACTTACAGCGTGAGGCATCTGCCGTCTGGGCGCTGTTCTGGGGATTTCGGTAGATGTTCTGAATCAAGATggtctgcagaggaagaaaaggaaacagtggTCAAACCAGATTGAGTGTTGGTTTTGTGCCATTTCTGTTTACACCAACTTCTAGTTTAGCTTGTTTACATTCTGACAGTCATGCAGGCACAAGATCCTTCATTGCCAAGGatctgaagaaaagaaaacaatggaGATTACACGTCAGGTAAGGTGTGTAGGTCAAGCTCGTCATGCCATGAAATCCTCCTGAAGCCAAGTTATACTCGCCTGTGAACAGGCCTGGACTTGCAGCAAGTATAATAAACTTTTCCTTTTACTGTGCTATCATACCACATCTGCTTTGCACTTCTCAATCCACTTTAGCACTGTTCCGGTTTGCACTACTCACTTCCTTTATACCGTGCATCCAATATTTGCACAGTGTATTGTGAACTGATATGTTCTGGCCACTTAGTAGTTTACACCAGGGATCAGAGAGGACCGGCCTTTCAATCAGGTCTATTTCCTGTACATATGGCAGAATTCACAATTGATATGACTTTGACTGATTTGTGAGCAGCGTTTTTCCGCTTGTACAAATAAGATTCTTCAATTTCCAGAATATATTGAGCAAAGCATCTGAACCCACGTTCAAAGACTGTTTAATAAGTATCATTTCACTGAAGATGAACAGAATGTTTTATCAAAGAAgttcacaaatgaaaacatgggaTTGAAAGCAACTAATATTAACCGTGCACATTTTCATAAACAGATCAGACTTGTATGCACCTTAAAGTGACTTTTACCTCAAAACCTAGTGGGAGGATGAGGTGTGGGTCAGGGAGGGACCAGTGACATTTCGGTGGGGATCCAGCAGTAGCGTTTTGTCACTTTGTTGAGGATTGTGAGATAAGATGCTTTTCACACCAATCTCTCAGGGCCTAACTCATGGATGTAGACAAAAtgaaggggactgatatctatggaTGTGTGAAATGTGGGCCTTGGCGGATGTATACGCTCCGAGTGCTGTTGTGATTAGCAGTGAGATGTCTATCTTGCAGAATGAAGCCTTTTGTTTTAGGGGGGAAACCTCGGGGGGATCCTCACCTGGCTGAAGGTCGGCTTGTTGTGCAACCTCGAGCAGCGGTCTCCATGTCGGCAAGCCCCGATCTTAAAATAGAAGGAACAGTTGAccctggaaagagagagagtagcATCAACTTTTAAAGCCTCAGTGTGAAGAACTcagtgaagtttcatgttgcatgttccaaacatgaaggagaacacgCAGCCTTCagctgtcataaaaactcaaagggtgttcagtttgtccagtctgggctactgtacaaaacaaaacatggccGCCTCCAGAGAggggacccgctcctgatgcaaacataaagtatttaaacataaagggctcattccagagtaaataaaacaacaagtcTTACAATTGAGATAAAACCTACCAACTAAAACACCACTGGTGTTATTTGATAACACATTCTTGCCTACAGATCCCTTCAATGCGACACCCTGAGCCTTTAAACCTCAGCAGCTATGCTATGCTAACATAATTTATAAACAAGCCTCTCGCTCCCTGTGTGTTTCTAGAAACCCCGTATTCACTTGTGTCAACAACACGGTAgaagtttgtgttgtttcacaTCTGTCTGAAAACCAGCAGCTCCCAGTGGCTACCATAGAGGTGGCTACATGTGAGGTGTGTTCATGAGTTTCATTCAAAGCGTTAGCTCGGCGTTAGCTTCctgatgctaacgttagctcgtGTGAGGCGCTGCGGTAACAACCGGAAGCTGTGAGTGAACTGGAAGTAGCCGCTGCTGACACACTTCACGGTAAACTCACCGCGAAGGAAACAGTTGCGTTAAACTTTCAATAAAACTTACTTGTCCTTCTCTGTGCCGAAAATGGACGCCAGGTACTCCGCCATTTTCGGCTCGTCGCTGACGTAGTGATGTACGTCATGACGTAGACAGGGCGTCGCATGCACACTCGGGTTGCAGTTCCCCTGAGCGCCACATGGGCGCGCTGTTGTTCagggaaaaatgtaaaaatgtttccTATATATACCgtttaaaacaatgtttattatttagCTTTCCACATCAAAATGTCCAATGATTAATGATAAATGATTACTATTAtagaaataatatattatattgtgtACCTGAATTGTACACAATATTCACGATCAAGATATTTTTGTTGAAGCAAGCCTGCAGATGCCAAtttatttacagaataaaataattttagaTTCACAAACCTTTTTTCAGATGTTAAACACAATAGTGGTCTTTTTGAAACCTGAAAGATTAATTGGTTGATAAGCAGTCCACAGGATGATAGTGTTGGtaagaggaagggagggggagTCAGCTTGAAAACGTTTCCAACAATGAGGAAGATGTAAAGATGGGAGGACTGAAACAATAGTCAGAAATGAGAAAGGGTGAGCTTATTTGGAAGCTGACAGCAGGCTTCACCAGAGTTCCAGCATGAGGCCTCAGCCCTGGTGCACCGTCCTGCACGTGTCCCTCTGGGCAGCGCTGGTTCTCACCTTAAACGCTGACAGTAAGTgattttttgtgtttgtcgtGCTGTTTCAGGATTTCTGTGGCGTTCCTTTCCGTCCTTCTTGAATATCAACAGTCAgcttgttttattctgtttggaGAGCTTTGTTATCTATTTGCCAAACTCCATCTTTGAAGTAAAATTCCTAACTGATATCAGTAATCAGAGTAGATTTGTTCATGATAACATTTGGAGCTTGATTCTGGCTCAAGCGTCAAAGgcacaactttaaaaaaaaaatactttcagttCCTTCAACCACAgcaaatttttttaaatgtcattgtcACGGGACATAACAAACAGCAACTGTAATTGACCGTTCGTTATAAAACGTGTTATAAAACGTGCTCGTATTGTCATTTTTCTTCTGCAGGTGAAGACTCAGACTGTAGCCCTGTTATCAAAGTACGTCGCCACACGACCTACAAGACCTCACCTGGACGAGAACTTGTCATTCACTGCCCAGTAGATTTCTGCAATAAATCCATACCAACAGTGACCTGGGTCAAGCTGCTGTATGGAACTTCTAAACGTGTCGGAAGTAGCAGTCACATTAGAACAGAGTGGAGAGGGGTGAACCATGAGTGGGCATCGCTTTTGATTTTCCCAAAAATACTCAGCAGCGACTCAGGTCTGTATCAGTGTCGAATGGGAAGTCATGTGGGTCACGCCATCAACGTCTCTGTCCACGGTGAGTGTGTTTTAAGAAACCTCTGTTCacattaagataagataagataaaaagaaggaaagataaGTTAGGACACAACGCGacacaaaaagataaaaaatacgATAAGATGAGattaactttattgatcccacgcCGGGGAAGTTCACTTGATACAGCTACATAAAATGAAATCAAGGTACATAATATAGACATTTCACATCAGATGGATATGTTATTTGGAGAGAAAGGTATTTGTGTATggtgtttttgtgcattttgtaAATAgagatattgaaataaataaatatatacacatgcatAGACAGTTATACatattttgaagtttatttttctaataACCGCTATTGTATAATAAAAGTACAAGAGCAGCACTGTGTTTGGACCcagaatgtaaaataaatatatgaaattaaattaatataataataaacacaaggTGGTGGTGAACATACAACTAAGAATAAGACAAGTAAGGCCGAACTTTCTCTGAATCCTGAGACAGTTCAAACACTGAATGACTGAAGTTGATATGAATTCCTTCCTGTTCCTTAAAGTTCCCGAAACTTCTGACCCAGAGACCCTAGAACTTTTGTGGATGTACATGTCCTCTGCCGCAAGGATTGTGGGATTCGTCACCGTATCGATAGTTATAACTGTCGTATCAATCCTATGGTGCAAAGGtaagctgtttttaaaaaaaaaaacaataatggaaACATTcaatacatacaaaaaataacCAATTGTCCAAAACCTTGCAGGGAAATCAAAGAAAGGGCCACAAGGTGAATGTCAGGTAAGACGAgtacatttcaaacttaaatccATCTCATCCCATTTTAAAGTTTTTCCAACTATGCAATGTGATATTCTCTCTTGGGTGTGTGCAGGACACGACGATCGAAATGGTCGAGGGAACCTTCACACGTGGCGGCCCCCCCGCCCGGGCCTAGAGCGAGCCCCTCTGCCCTGCCATCACGTTTAGCTGCACCCAAAGACCCGCGACCCGACGAGTTGACGTCACCAAGGTGGAGCAAGGTGAAGGGAGACAGCAAGAGAAACAGAAACGCGGCAGATGAGAAGTTCCTCAGAGTCTGTAGAGCTAAAGCGTGTTCTACCAAACTAAACGGATTGTTACACACTTTTTGCGAACTGTCTACAACTAGTGTGGTTTTGTGTGCGATTCTGCTTTGCgatgtttgtttaaaaactgTGTCTTCACTTTCACAACTTAAGATGACTCTTCTAAGTGATCACAGTGATCACACCTGATAATAGTTTTGCTTCCCTGAGTTTTCATCCCGTTTCAAGTCGACTGCATGAATGTAAACATGAGCTTTTGTAATCCTTCAGGAAAAACTTGTTTGTCTGTGACTTTAAAATAAGagaatgtaataataatgtgatgTTTTTGACAATCATATAACATAATGTGTAGCCACGactgtttttatgtaaaatttTCTTTGAAACTGTTCCGAGGAAGCAGACTTGACTTGACAGCACATAGCATATTCAGTTTGATGACCACAGTGACCTTAGCAGATGAAACCTCAAAGTAGACATTTCCTGCctgctttctttcttctttcctgtTTATCACATTGTATTAAAACCCTCTCTCTTTAACTATTGTGGTTGCACTCTGAGCCATGTTGCTGGCTGTGTAACCCTCTGCAGAGCTAATAATTAAAACTCAAAGAAAACTCCGGTCTAagaaactcattatttcaaatctcatgaTAAAtttccaaaacaatgagctgaagcTTTACTTCTCTGGACACGGTGTTTGGTGCGTTCGGGAGCAGACAGCCGGTTGACTGatgaacaggaagcagaaatAAAACCACACGACACATAACCACATGTACAAACCTGTGAGGGAAGGGATGGAGGTTACTTTACAGTTGAAGATGTAAAATTAGAAAATAGAATCAAACTCAAGCTCAGGCATCACCCCGCTGTTTAAGAAATTTTGTTTTAGCAAAGCATGATGCTTCGTCCTACTGTAGTTACACTCTGAGCCATGTTTCCAGGTCACATTTATCAAAGAGGTAATTCTGCATATTACTGGAtgcatgtctctctgtctctctaactCTCTTATGGTAACTTGATCTACTTCACCGAAGCAAACCCACAGCTGACCCCTCTCAGCCCCTGTCCACACTCAAGCAGATATCTTGTTCAATTGAGCCTCTTGTCCATttgaaaactgtattttaagtGGATAAAACTACGATTTTCCTACACACTGGTCATTGTTTACATGTAAAACACAGCGTTTGGGAAACAACGGCGTCACACCTTACTTTGCATGTAGCATATTTCCCCGTTGAGGGACTGATAAAAGATTATCTAATCTTATGCCCACTGTTGCTTTGGGTTATTATGACTTAGCAGCAGAAACATCATGCTACATACTGTCCGACTGGATAATAAGCCCACTGAGCATCCTCGCAAGGTTCTCCTCTAGTATTTGAGAGATTGTTCATAtagactttatcgccacctactggccaaacatgcttgtttgagtgttttccaCAGCAACAGTTGACCAGAGGTTTTATTATGGAGatgaaaaacaagaattatcTAACACGTGatgattcagatttttttcttacACTACACATGTCTCTAATCTGGGAAAACAAGCAGTAACCACTCGTGTCAGCAACAGgtaacacaaactcagtgcaGCTTACATGAACTGCTTCTGGAAAAGGACGGACAAAAACGATGCtggtcaagtttttttttaatcatgtaCGATATAAAATAATCGTTCAGACTTAGTGATGAATGATCAAAGCTGGTTGAAGAGTAATTTGAAGCTGAATAGAAGTGAACAATCTATTTCAATCAATACttatattaacaataataatcgtGAAGGGGTAAAATGATCAAAACAAAAGAATATAAGCAGGAACTTTCCTTTAAGTTGAAAACAGATGGCTGTTAATTCATTATCACTGagtcaaataaaacacttttatcaAAAGCAGAATCAAGGCGTCCCTACATGAAACAGGAAGCCCTCTCGCTCCATTACACACCTACAGTACGTCTACACAAGGTTCTGCTTCAGCTCTACTTCACTGGACTCTATGTTCACACCAGACACTTGAGAAGCTTAACTCCAGAATCTGTGGTTTCTGCTCCTGAGGTTTGACTGGGACACACTTCATCTACAtacaggaggaagaaggaggaggtggtgctTATTGTTATACACATTTTTCATGGCAGTCATTTAGACCTGGACAAGCAGGTAAACAGAGGTGCTGTTAAACATCTGTCTGGAAAACCAGCACCACCTAGTGGCCGGCCGAGAGCTGTCGTGTGTTCATGAGCTTCATTCAAAGCGTTAGCTCGGCGTTAGCTTCCTGCTGCTAATGTTAGCTCGTGTGAGGCGCTGCGGTAACAACCGGAAGCTGTGagtgaaccggaagtagccgctGCTGACTCACGTCACGGTAAACTCACCGCGAAGGAGACAGTTGCGTTAAACTTTCAATAAAACTTacttgtctttctctgtgtctttctcctcGCTGACGTAAACAGGGAGTCGGATGCACACTCGGATTGCAGTTCCCCTGAGCGCCACACGTGTGCGCTGTTGTTcagcaaaaatatttaaaaatgtttcctgTATAGGCCTTATAAAGCAAAGTTATTTCAAATGATATAAAcagatttatacatttattatttttctttccacataaaaatgtataattataaGTGATAACTGATAAGGATTTATATTATAGaataaatagaatataatatgTTAGTGTTAGTTTTACTTATTTTCCTCCCCCTGTAATGTACAcaatattcaagattcaagatatTTTTGTTGAAGCAAACCTGCAGATGCCAATTAGTTTACAGAGTAAAAGAATATTCCACATGAAGGTTGGACACTGAAGTGGACGGATGCtgatgtgcttttattttccacaaTTTTTAATGCAGTGCTGTTATTCAAGTGTTTACCCAGATGTCAGTGCTTCACcttgtctgtatttatttctttagttCAACAGAATAGTGAAAGCATCAGAGGATCAGTTGCCCTGACTTTTTGTCACATGTGTTTTCATCTATCAAACCCTGACATCATTAGAATTCAATTTTAGATTCACAAACCTTTTTTTAGAAGTGGTCTTTTGAAACCTGAAAGATTCATTGGTTGATAAGCAGTCCACAGGATGATGGTGTTGCCTGAtattaaccacacacacacaaatacactcactcacacacaaacatcaacagAGTAGCTATCAAAGCTCAAGAGGCCACAGcatccccccctctcctccccagtGCACTGTACATCCTCTGCTGTAACCACACAGCCGTGCACAGGGCCGGGCTCATCTGCAGATGCACACGACGGAGGTAAGAGGAAGGGAGAAGGGGGCGGAGTCCGCTTGAAAACGCTTTCCCACAATGACGAAGACGTAAAGGTACGAGGAGTGAAACAATAGTCAGAAATGAGAAAGGTGAAGGGGAGAGTACGCCTGTATCCGTGGGAACCGTGTCAGACCTGCGTCGTTTGCAGAACCAAGACCACCCACTGACCTCGACTCACCTCCAGTACTTTCACCGCCCCTCGTTTCAAGGGGCAAGAcgcaagagagaaagaggaagcagCATTTGCAGTTATAGCATGTAGTTCTCTAAAATGATTCACTTGGAGGAGCTTATTTGGAAGCTGACAGCAGGCTTCACCAGAGTTCCAGCATGAGGCCTCAGCCCTGGTGCACCGTCCTGCACGTGTCCCTCTGGGCAGCGCTGGTTCTCACCTTAAACGCTGACAGTAAGTgattttttgtgtttgtcgtGCTGTTTCAGGATTTCTGTGGCGCtgcttttccttccttctcGGATATAAACAGTCAGCTTGTTTTATTCTGTCTGGAGAGCTTTGTAATCCAAAGCCTTTCCAAAAGGGTCGGAGGCCAGATTTCTCTTAAGGTCGTGAACTTAGATAAACAAAGTTGGATCTATTTGCCAAACTCCATCTTTGGAGTAAAAGTCCGAACCGATATCATTAATCAGAGTAGATTTGTTCATAACATTTGGAGCATGATTCTGCCTCAAGCGTCACAGGcacaacttttgtttttaaataggGGAATTCTAAAACTAATGTATGTTGAACTGAGAATTGTcaaaatcccccaaaaatgGTTTCAGGTGCAAACAAAACTCGGTTTTCGGTCTCAACAGGAGGTTGTTTTTACATGTGTGGGCACTTGATGGAAACAATTAGAGATTTTCTCTCCAACTttaagaaaagaacaaatttcCAATAGCGAGGCACATAATGTTATTTTCAAATGGAACTCATCATGTTCAAACTGTTCATTACAAGGGAGCCAATACTTTTCAAGTTTTAACTCATCCTCTTGCATAAGTACTACCTGCATgattttcatcttttaaaaacagTGATGACTATGtgaatttttttagttttattcatgtatttatacacagtctatggacATAAAGATTCTTATTGTGGTCTGTGGGCAGGATTTGTATTATTTGATGATGACTCACTGTTGGCAAGTGACTATTTCTTAAGTTTATTCATATCGGAAATTGACACAATATACCAgcataaaataagataaaaagtgTTCAGTCTATGGGTGAAACTGATCTATGTGGGTTTAAAGTTCCTCATGAAACATGGAGTTCACTTTCAGTTCCTACAACCACAGCTAATTTTCTTCACAAATTCAAATTTCATTGTCACGGGACATAACAAACATAGCAGCTGTCGTTGACCCTTCGTTATAAAACGTGTTCTGTATATATTTGTAATCTGCTCGTATTGTCatttttcctctgcaggtgAAGACTCAGGCTGTAACCCTTCTATCAAAGTACGCCGAAACACAACCTACGAGACCTCATCTGGACGAGAACTTGTCATTCACTGCCCAGTGGATTTCTGCAATAAATCAGAACCAACAGTGACTTGGTTCAAGCTGCTGAATGGAAATTCTAAACAAATCAGTGTCGGAAGTAGCAGTCACATTAGATCAGAGTGGAAAGAGGTGAACCATGAGTGGGCATCGCTTTTGATTTTCCCAAAAATACTCAGTAACGACTCAGGTGTGTATCAGTGTCGAGTGG
Proteins encoded:
- the LOC132996987 gene encoding uncharacterized protein LOC132996987; the protein is MRPQPWCTVLHVSLWAALVLTLNADSEDSDCSPVIKVRRHTTYKTSPGRELVIHCPVDFCNKSIPTVTWVKLLYGTSKRVGSSSHIRTEWRGVNHEWASLLIFPKILSSDSGLYQCRMGSHVGHAINVSVHVPETSDPETLELLWMYMSSAARIVGFVTVSIVITVVSILWCKGKSKKGPQGECQDTTIEMVEGTFTRGGPPARPCTGPGSSADAHDGGKRKGEGGGVRLKTLSHNDEDVKLGGAYLEADSRLHQSSSMRPQPWCTVLHVSLWAALVLTLNADSEDSGCNPSIKVRRNTTYETSSGRELVIHCPVDFCNKSEPTVTWFKLLNGNSKQISVGSSSHIRSEWKEVNHEWASLLIFPKILSNDSGVYQCRVGNDVSHVIRVSVHGGDGHSTTKNKTIPETSDSEALKPLWMYMSSAAGIVGFVTLVIVLTVVSMRCCTGKSKKGTQGECQYATIHLAERPLTCGGPPPGQRASPSAPPSRLSAPKDIYSKVKGEGKRTRGAAEECSGVVYAALNHQQPPGAAARPRRSEECSEYAAIRVA